Sequence from the Sporohalobacter salinus genome:
TCTTGCTTCGTAATCTTTCCACTGTCTGTTTTATATCTGGCGGTAACTCAGCAGTAAACTCAACCCATTTATTCTGTTGAGGATGTTCAAAGCCTAATTGATAAGCATGTAATAACTGTCGTTGTACATTTAACCGCTGCTTATTATATCCATAAAGCCTGTCTCCAACAACAGGATTATCAATATAACTCATATGAACTCGAATTTGGTGAGTTCTACCTGTTTCAAGTTCCAGCCTTATCCAAGTATAATCACCAAATCTTTCTAAAACTTTAAACTTCGTTACAGCCTTTTTACTATTCTTTTTAGTTACTGCCATCTTCTTGCGATTATACACATCTCTACCAATAGCAGCATCTATTTTAGCTTTATTATGCTTAACATTTCCTTCAACTAAAGCTAAATATATTTTTTCCGTTCGACGTTCTTTAAACTGTTTAGCAAGACTACGATGAGCCTGATCATTCTTAGCTACTACTATAGCTCCTGAAGTATCTTTATCCAATCTATGTACGATGCCAGGCCTAATCTCTCCATTAATCCCAGAGAGGTTATCACAGTGATGTAACAAAGCATTAACTAATGTACCTTTTTGATGACCAGGCGCTGGATGAACAACTAAACCAGCTTGCTTATTAATAACAATTATATCTTCATCTTCAGTAATAACATCGAGCGGTATTGCCTCTGGTTTAATTTCAGTTTCTTCCGGTTCCGGAATACTTAATTGAACTCTCTCTCCAGACTGTAAACAATAACTGTTCTTCTTATTTTCATCATTAACAGTTACTTCCCCATCATCTACTAATTTCTGAATATAGCTACGAGAAAACTCCTTATTCTGTTGAGCTAAAAACTTATCTAACCGCTGGTCTTCATCAACTTCAGTAATTATATAATTTCTTTCTTCAGACATTACTGTCACTCCATTCCATCAAGTATAATTCCCCAATAAAAAAATAAACTTACTGCCACTACTATTGCTGAATCAGCAAGATTAAAAACAGGCCAAACTCTAAAATCTAAAAAATCAATTACATAGCCTAATCTTATCCTATCAATCAGGTTACCAACAGCCCCTCCTAAACCTAACCCCCAAGCAACCTGAAGAATAATTTCTGATTTCTGTACTAGTTTATAAAAGTATAATAAAACTAAGATAATTGCCAAAGTAATAATAATAAAAAATATACGTTGATTAACCAATAAACCAAAAGCCGCTCCATAA
This genomic interval carries:
- a CDS encoding RluA family pseudouridine synthase, yielding MSEERNYIITEVDEDQRLDKFLAQQNKEFSRSYIQKLVDDGEVTVNDENKKNSYCLQSGERVQLSIPEPEETEIKPEAIPLDVITEDEDIIVINKQAGLVVHPAPGHQKGTLVNALLHHCDNLSGINGEIRPGIVHRLDKDTSGAIVVAKNDQAHRSLAKQFKERRTEKIYLALVEGNVKHNKAKIDAAIGRDVYNRKKMAVTKKNSKKAVTKFKVLERFGDYTWIRLELETGRTHQIRVHMSYIDNPVVGDRLYGYNKQRLNVQRQLLHAYQLGFEHPQQNKWVEFTAELPPDIKQTVERLRSKNG
- the lspA gene encoding signal peptidase II — protein: MIKDLGEGNIITAFVIAVALIALDQAVKLIIVQNLSLHESIPIIKNIFHLTYIRNYGAAFGLLVNQRIFFIIITLAIILVLLYFYKLVQKSEIILQVAWGLGLGGAVGNLIDRIRLGYVIDFLDFRVWPVFNLADSAIVVAVSLFFYWGIILDGME